A window of the Desulfobacula toluolica Tol2 genome harbors these coding sequences:
- a CDS encoding amidohydrolase family protein, with product MKLRLAVFIVAIFTIAGCSTLEIKSSSNLDNAHKTALLYEELIEGKSPDTAQLTLFFSNMPKGGDLHNHYSGSIYAETYLDWVKDAGYWIDKNTLYISKATTDSSICVDELRSDNKLYRKLLTLWSDKDYQNHYHLQPPPDANFFNTFSYFGPISQHYNKGLMILKDRAIKENVGFIELMLKSVGYSYSDKEFNENFDEKIRKAADNEAVSLLLDVMSSRIDADNTFKESVYGFIKTVEEAHKGVDDDQFMMRYQTYASRNSSPSKVFSALYSAFKAVDQSDLLVGVNIVGPENGVVAIADYNLHMQMFAYLKKKFPSVNKSLHAGELTLGMVRPKNLKFHISKAIHTAGAQRIGHGVDLPYEDNAIKLLQEIKEKSVIEICFTSNEFILGVKDNDHPYLIYSKYDVPIVICTDDSGVSRNNLTGEYVLLAARYKPSYEKVKEYVYNSIKHSFFSKSDKNLLTDSLDARFEKFEAEMSGYSDLILK from the coding sequence ATGAAATTGAGATTAGCTGTATTTATTGTTGCAATTTTCACAATAGCCGGATGTTCAACTCTTGAAATAAAATCAAGTTCTAATTTGGATAATGCACATAAAACTGCTCTGCTTTATGAAGAACTGATTGAAGGCAAATCACCGGATACAGCTCAACTTACCCTTTTTTTTTCCAACATGCCAAAAGGCGGAGACCTGCACAATCATTATTCAGGAAGTATTTATGCGGAAACATATTTAGATTGGGTTAAAGATGCCGGTTATTGGATAGACAAAAACACACTTTATATCAGTAAAGCAACTACTGACAGCAGTATTTGCGTTGATGAATTACGTTCCGACAACAAGCTTTATAGAAAACTTTTAACCCTTTGGTCTGACAAAGACTACCAGAATCATTACCACTTGCAGCCACCCCCGGATGCTAATTTTTTTAATACATTCAGTTATTTTGGTCCAATTTCTCAGCATTACAACAAAGGCCTGATGATTTTAAAAGACCGGGCCATAAAAGAAAATGTCGGTTTTATAGAACTCATGCTTAAATCAGTCGGTTACTCATACTCTGATAAAGAATTTAATGAAAATTTTGATGAAAAAATCAGGAAAGCCGCCGATAATGAAGCTGTTTCATTACTTCTTGACGTAATGTCTTCGAGAATAGATGCAGACAATACTTTTAAAGAATCGGTTTATGGATTCATCAAGACAGTAGAAGAAGCTCATAAGGGTGTGGATGATGATCAATTTATGATGCGTTATCAAACATATGCATCAAGAAACAGTTCGCCAAGCAAAGTATTTTCAGCGCTGTATTCAGCATTTAAGGCTGTTGATCAATCCGATCTTCTGGTAGGGGTTAATATTGTCGGCCCTGAAAATGGTGTGGTTGCAATCGCGGATTATAATTTACACATGCAGATGTTTGCATACTTAAAAAAGAAATTCCCAAGCGTTAACAAATCATTGCACGCAGGCGAACTTACACTCGGCATGGTGCGCCCGAAAAATTTAAAGTTCCATATTTCTAAGGCCATACATACCGCCGGCGCTCAAAGGATAGGGCATGGTGTGGATTTGCCTTATGAAGACAACGCTATCAAGCTATTGCAGGAAATCAAAGAAAAATCGGTCATAGAGATCTGCTTTACCAGCAATGAATTTATATTGGGGGTTAAGGATAATGATCACCCTTATCTGATATATTCAAAATACGACGTTCCAATAGTTATATGTACAGACGATTCAGGAGTTTCCAGGAACAATTTAACCGGGGAATACGTTTTGCTGGCAGCAAGATATAAACCAAGCTATGAAAAGGTGAAAGAATATGTGTACAACAGCATTAAACATTCTTTCTTTTCAAAAAGCGATAAAAATTTATTAACCGATTCGCTTGACGCTCGTTTTGAAAAATTTGAAGCTGAGATGTCCGGGTATTCCGATTTAATACTTAAGTAA